AATAGGTACCGTAATCACCTAAGAAACCACCCGTTAAGCTGAGTAGACGTTTACACGCGGCACGGCCATGCAAGTTTGCGCCTGTTGAACCAGAACCATACTGATAATAAATAGCATCACTGCCATATTTATCAATGGTATATTTCAGTTTTTCAGCAATGATAGTAGTGGCTTCATCCCAAGTGATTTTCTTGAATTTTCCTTCACCACGTTTACCTACACGAACCATTGGGTATTTTAAACGGTCAGGATTATAGGTTTTCCAACGCACTGAGCGTCCACGTAAGCATGGGCGAATTTGGTGTTCGCCTAACGTGGAGTCATCGTACATTGTTTCGTTAGAAATACGGCTGATAACACCGTCTTTAACGTGAACCTTCAGAGGGCAACGACTTCCACAGTTAACTAAGCATGCGCTGTAACTGATTTTTTCGCTGACTTCGTCAGGCATGATTGCTGGTGCTTTTGCTTGAGCAGAAAAGGGGAGAGTGATTGAGCCAGCCACTGCGGCGACACCCGCAACGGTTGCAGAGGTCTGTATAAACTCCCTTCTGCTCAGTTCTCCAAATTGAGTATTATTTTTAATTTTATGCATTGACATTGCCTATATGTAAATAACAACACGACTAACTTGTTTTATATGTTAAAAAATGTCTGTGTTAAGTGACATGATTTACATCAATGTTGATACGGATAAATTTTATGTATTTATATAATTTATAAGGTTTTTTTAGCTGAAGAGGTTTTTAGTTCTATTTTTATTAACTATCGTTATATTTATTTTTATATAATGATTGGGTGGGAAATGAGGAAAAAGAGGGGCTAAACCCTCTTTTAAAATACTACTTTAGATGTAGATAAATAAGAAAGTTTTACTAATCACTTGGTGTTAACGGTTTTACTGCCGACGAGTTAATTAATCTAACATCATTTCCGGTAGGTGATTGATGTGGCATTAAATTAAATTGCGGTAAGATAGAAAAAATGTGGTCAAAGATATCTGATTGGATCCTTTCATATTCAACCCAAACCGTTGTATTTGTAAATGCGTAAATCTCGATAGGAATACCATTCGAGTCCGATTCCAATTGCCTTACCATGATGGTCATTTTTTTATGAATGTTAGGGTGTGCTTTTAAATAGGCATCAATATAAGCACGAAATGTCCCGATATTTGTCAAACGGCGTTGGTTTAATGGGATCGCTTTCTCATCAGGAATTGCAGAATTAAATACTTGGATTTCAGATACTTTTTGGCCAATATATGGTTCAAGTAAATTGGCTTTTTCGCAGAGCGTAATTTCTTCAGGCGTTAAAAAATGTACGCTGGTGGCATCAATACGAAAACTGCGTTTTATCCGTCGCCCACCAGATTCTGTCATGCCTTTCCAGTTCTTAAAAGAATCTGAAATTAATGCATAAGTTGGAATGGTCGTAACGGTATTATCCCAGTTACGGACTTTCACTGTGGTTAAACCAATATCAACAACGGCACCGTCAGCACCGTATTTTGGCATTTCTAACCAATCACCAATATTCACCATATTATTGGCTGATAGCTGTATTCCAGCAACTAAGCCCATTATAGGGTCTTTAAATACCAACATCATCACTGCCGTCATGGCACCTAACCCACTTAAAATAATCAGTGGAGATTTACCAATCAGTAGTGCAATGATCATGATGGCAATCAGTATTGATGCTATGAGCTTAATACTTTGGAATATGCCTCGCAGAGGAAGGTGTGCGGTTTTGGCAGCACGTTGTAGGATACCTAATACGATATCGAGAATAGAATAAATCGTTAATAAACCAAATAGTAGGCACCATGCTTGTGAGCCAACCTTAAGAACGGTTTGTGCGGTTGAGCCAGCAGATAGCCAAAGCGTTGCTTGGATATTAACTACCACCCCTTGGATCACAAATGCAATTCGGTTGAAAAGATAATGTTGGGTGAGCAAATGAGGCCAGCTACCCGCAGATTTTTGCCCCCGTTTTTCTAACGTAGGCAGTAATATTTTGTGTAAAAAAAGGTGCAATACAAGGGCGACAATCAGTATGAGCCCAAGCACCATGAGCAAAGAGGCGAGGTTGGCATAGTCTTGATTAAACTGGTGTACCCAGTCGAGCAGTTGCTGCTGCATGTGTTCTCCTTCTATGACGATGTTTTAATTGCAGTTTATCTCTATAAAAAGTTTTGGTTACTAAGAAAGACTATCATGGGCAGATTTAAATTTCATTATAAGAGAAATAAAACTCTGTCTTAATAATGTATGGAAGCGATAAATATTAGGATGATAATAAAATTACTTTGGTAATAATAACGTAGATGAATGGATAGCTTTTAGCGTAACGTGCCAGACATGCCAACATAAATTTAACACACTGCAAAATAGCAATAAAAAAGCGGCTTTGAATTCAAAGCCGCTGTGCAGAATATTTGCAAATTAACGCTAATGATAAGGTAAATGAAAGGTTTGATTGACTAGAAAACAACTAACTTACATAAAACGTTTTGACAGTAATTCAATGACTTCTTGAACACTACTGATAAATTCTTTAATGCTGCTCATGGTTAACTCCGATTATTAAAGTGTGATCTCGATCACGTGAAGGCATTTTAATCTTTGGGTTGTTAATGTCAAGTTAATCCTAAAATATATTTTAAAAATTAAACATAATTT
The window above is part of the Providencia sp. R33 genome. Proteins encoded here:
- a CDS encoding mechanosensitive ion channel family protein — encoded protein: MQQQLLDWVHQFNQDYANLASLLMVLGLILIVALVLHLFLHKILLPTLEKRGQKSAGSWPHLLTQHYLFNRIAFVIQGVVVNIQATLWLSAGSTAQTVLKVGSQAWCLLFGLLTIYSILDIVLGILQRAAKTAHLPLRGIFQSIKLIASILIAIMIIALLIGKSPLIILSGLGAMTAVMMLVFKDPIMGLVAGIQLSANNMVNIGDWLEMPKYGADGAVVDIGLTTVKVRNWDNTVTTIPTYALISDSFKNWKGMTESGGRRIKRSFRIDATSVHFLTPEEITLCEKANLLEPYIGQKVSEIQVFNSAIPDEKAIPLNQRRLTNIGTFRAYIDAYLKAHPNIHKKMTIMVRQLESDSNGIPIEIYAFTNTTVWVEYERIQSDIFDHIFSILPQFNLMPHQSPTGNDVRLINSSAVKPLTPSD